TCACCCGCCTTCACCCCGAGCGTGCGCAGCGCCAGGTGCAGGCCGGCCGTTCCCGACGAAAGGGCAACAGCATGACGTGCGTTGGTGTGCTGGCAGATATCGTGCTCCAGGCCCGCCAGGTTCGGTCCAGCAGTGGTTACCCAGTTATCCTCAATCGCCTTGAGTACATAGTTTTTCTCGTGCCCGCCCATGTGCGGTGCTGAAAGGAAGATCCGTCCTGGCCTGTAGTTCATACTGTGTGGTCAAGTGGCTGATGGGTGAAACCAACAAAACTGGTTGTGAATTTGTTAAACGGCGCAGGCAGTTTTTGGCTGCGTAGCACCGGTAAAGATACGTGGCTGGCAGGCGCCGTGGTTTTAGCGCCCACCGTTGCAGTTACAGTACGTACAAGGCAGAGAAAGGAGACAGTGATGGCCACCTTTTCAGCACATTTTCATAGCTTGCAACCCTAACAAAGTATAGTGCACACCATGCTCGACTTCCCGAACGCGAAAATCAACCTTGGCCTTTACCTTACCGAAAAGCGGCCTGACGGCTTTCATAACCTGCAGTCGTGCTTTTACCCGGTGCAGTGGAGTGATGCGTTGGAGATATTGCCCTCTGAGCGGGAACAGTTTGATATGAGTGGATTACCGGTGCCTGGAAGCGCCGAGAGCAACCTGTGCCTAAAGGCATATAAACTGCTGCAGCAGGATTACAGTCTGCCGCCCGTGCACATGCACCTGCACAAGGTAATCCCGATGGGAGCCGGTTTAGGCGGTGGCTCTGCCGACGCGGCCTTCACGCTGCGTATTCTGAACAAGCTGTTTGAGCTGAACCTGAGCGCAGATACGCTGGAGAACTATGCCCGCCAACTGGGCTCCGACTGCGCTTTCTTTGTGCGGAACAAGCCGGTGGTCGCCACCCAGCGGGGCGATGTGTTTGAGCCGGCAACGGTAGACCTGAAAGGCTATACTTGTGTGGTGGTGTATCCGGGCATCCACATCACCACAGCCGAGGCCTACGGCAGCATCAAACCAAAGCTACCCACCTGCGACATGCACATGCTGCTGAAGCAGGACGTAGAAGTATGGCGCAGTGTGCTGCACAACGATTTTGAGGAAGCGCTGTTTCCCAAATACCCGGAGCTGCAGCAGGTAAAAAACAAGCTCTACGAGGCAGGCGCCACCTATGCTTCTATGACGGGTTCCGGCTCGGCAGTTTACGGCCTTTTTAAGGAGAAGGCGCCTGGTGAGTTAGTCTTTCCGGGACACTACGCTGTCTGGAAAGGCCTGCTTTAATTTTCGCTTGCGGCGCTTGTCGATAGAGTCGAGCACGGGGTAAATAAACACGCTGAGCAGAATAACCGACGCGCCCAGGTAAAAGCCTGATGAAAGTTTCTCGGTCTCCGGGAAAATAATCAGCGCCAGTATAATACCGTACACCGGCTCCAGGTTCACCGTCAGGTTCATGGTGTAGGCAGAGAAAAGCTGCATCAGGCGCACACCCGCTGTATAGGCATACACGGTACACGCCAGCGTCAGCACCATCAGATACACCCAATCCATCATCTCCAGACCAAAGT
Above is a window of Pontibacter akesuensis DNA encoding:
- the ispE gene encoding 4-(cytidine 5'-diphospho)-2-C-methyl-D-erythritol kinase encodes the protein MLDFPNAKINLGLYLTEKRPDGFHNLQSCFYPVQWSDALEILPSEREQFDMSGLPVPGSAESNLCLKAYKLLQQDYSLPPVHMHLHKVIPMGAGLGGGSADAAFTLRILNKLFELNLSADTLENYARQLGSDCAFFVRNKPVVATQRGDVFEPATVDLKGYTCVVVYPGIHITTAEAYGSIKPKLPTCDMHMLLKQDVEVWRSVLHNDFEEALFPKYPELQQVKNKLYEAGATYASMTGSGSAVYGLFKEKAPGELVFPGHYAVWKGLL